A genome region from Anaerolineales bacterium includes the following:
- the recR gene encoding recombination mediator RecR: MAETIPRAVQRLMEALGRLPGIGPKTASRLTYHLLRAPESEAADLGQAVLELHRATGECPLCFNIMQAGSPACGLCSDPARNDRVVCVVEDPLDVLAIERSGAFGGRYHVLQGVISPVEGVGPEDLKIEELVQRVASAGVDEVIVATNPTLEGEATAIYLKRRLQGLPVRVTRLARGLPSGGDLEYADTHTLARALEGRSEL; encoded by the coding sequence ATGGCAGAAACGATCCCGCGCGCAGTCCAACGCCTGATGGAGGCACTCGGCCGTCTGCCGGGCATCGGCCCCAAGACCGCCTCACGCCTGACCTATCACCTGCTGCGCGCCCCCGAGAGCGAGGCCGCGGATCTCGGCCAGGCTGTGCTCGAGCTCCACCGAGCGACCGGTGAGTGCCCTCTGTGCTTCAACATCATGCAGGCCGGCTCGCCTGCCTGCGGCCTGTGTTCGGACCCTGCTCGGAACGACCGGGTCGTGTGCGTTGTGGAGGATCCCCTGGACGTGCTGGCAATCGAGCGCAGTGGGGCGTTTGGCGGCCGCTACCATGTCCTACAAGGAGTGATCTCCCCGGTGGAGGGTGTGGGCCCGGAGGACTTGAAGATTGAAGAGCTGGTGCAGCGGGTGGCATCCGCCGGAGTGGACGAGGTGATAGTAGCGACCAACCCCACCCTCGAAGGCGAGGCAACGGCCATATACTTGAAGCGGCGGCTGCAAGGCCTTCCCGTAAGGGTGACCCGCCTGGCACGCGGCCTGCCATCCGGCGGTGACCTGGAATACGCCGACACCCATACGCTCGCCCGAGCGCTGGAGGGCCGGTCGGAGCTGTAG
- a CDS encoding glycosyltransferase family 39 protein encodes MAISSAMVLLAAAGLPFRQLKNALNGVMPDGDFETLTEATAVIVRVWLVLAAGLCALVVWLARRGGPAGRGGFASFRTDALGLWRAIRPHHEDRIWLLWLALVTASALALRLPRIMAGLNHDEAYTVMTFGRSLGFALTNYHVPNNHIFHTVLVYLSARLLGPAPWAVRLPALVAGLATILGIYFLGRDTYSRTTGLGAALLLAVSSAHIGHSVKARGYAPLALFAVLAFWLACHACRRRNLLAWLLVALFSGLGMFTIPVMVYPYAVLMAWLLAEGMLGSLGEGYRSRKDFLLFWTASGLATVLLVFALYTPALMVTGPQRMVAIGRVAPNLDIGFGEAFLANLAQVSGAWAGGLPPYVRVLVVAGLALSLLLHRRLSRHTVPMQVVALVVVAGFIFVQRPIYDARIWFSLLPLVALWVSAGTVGAIELGQRSYCPRIPLAAGFLALGMMLAGAPVVRALETLPENWANKGREEQAVLFLKDVLRENDEIVAPPLRAPMMRYYARLHGVSQDYMDRDSEFGRLFLITYPGEGQSAEILLRSAGLEGHVDPVSARRLTGFMGLEIVEVVGR; translated from the coding sequence ATGGCGATCTCGAGCGCCATGGTTCTGTTGGCTGCCGCAGGCCTTCCCTTCCGGCAGTTGAAGAACGCGCTGAACGGGGTCATGCCGGATGGGGACTTCGAGACGCTCACCGAGGCGACGGCCGTGATTGTGAGAGTCTGGCTTGTCCTTGCCGCCGGGCTGTGTGCACTGGTCGTTTGGCTGGCGCGGCGCGGCGGCCCAGCAGGGCGGGGTGGGTTCGCCTCCTTCCGCACAGATGCCTTGGGCCTTTGGCGTGCGATCCGGCCCCATCACGAGGACAGAATCTGGCTCCTGTGGCTTGCACTTGTGACGGCTTCCGCCCTTGCCTTGCGCCTGCCTCGGATCATGGCCGGCCTCAACCACGACGAAGCCTACACCGTGATGACCTTTGGCCGTTCGCTCGGGTTCGCGCTGACCAACTACCATGTTCCGAACAATCACATCTTTCACACTGTCCTTGTCTACCTCTCCGCCAGGCTGCTCGGGCCCGCGCCCTGGGCAGTCCGGTTGCCCGCGCTGGTCGCAGGCCTTGCGACCATCCTAGGGATCTACTTCCTGGGGCGCGACACCTACAGCCGAACCACAGGGTTGGGCGCCGCCCTCCTGCTCGCAGTGTCTTCGGCTCATATCGGGCATTCGGTGAAGGCAAGGGGATACGCTCCGCTTGCCTTGTTTGCGGTCCTGGCCTTCTGGCTCGCCTGTCACGCCTGCCGTCGGAGGAACCTGCTGGCCTGGTTGCTGGTGGCCTTGTTCTCCGGTCTCGGGATGTTCACCATTCCGGTCATGGTCTACCCCTACGCTGTTCTGATGGCCTGGCTGCTGGCGGAGGGGATGTTGGGAAGCCTCGGTGAGGGCTATCGATCCAGAAAGGACTTCCTGCTCTTCTGGACGGCCTCCGGCCTGGCGACAGTCCTGCTGGTCTTCGCCCTGTATACGCCGGCGCTGATGGTGACTGGCCCGCAGCGGATGGTGGCGATCGGTCGAGTTGCACCCAATCTCGATATCGGGTTCGGCGAGGCCTTTCTCGCCAACCTCGCTCAGGTATCCGGCGCTTGGGCAGGCGGCCTCCCGCCGTACGTGCGTGTGCTTGTCGTGGCTGGCCTGGCGCTGAGTCTGCTGCTCCACCGGAGGTTGAGCAGGCACACCGTCCCAATGCAGGTCGTGGCTCTGGTGGTGGTGGCAGGGTTCATCTTTGTGCAGCGGCCGATCTACGACGCGAGGATCTGGTTCTCACTTCTTCCGCTTGTGGCCCTGTGGGTGTCGGCCGGAACCGTCGGGGCCATCGAGCTCGGGCAAAGGTCTTACTGTCCCCGGATCCCGCTAGCGGCGGGCTTCTTGGCACTCGGCATGATGCTGGCCGGGGCCCCGGTGGTGCGTGCGCTCGAGACGTTGCCAGAGAACTGGGCGAACAAGGGCAGGGAAGAGCAGGCGGTGTTGTTCCTGAAGGATGTATTGAGGGAAAACGACGAGATCGTGGCGCCGCCATTGCGGGCGCCGATGATGCGCTACTACGCCCGCTTGCACGGGGTGTCGCAGGACTACATGGATCGCGACTCGGAGTTTGGTCGCCTTTTCCTTATCACCTACCCGGGTGAAGGCCAGAGCGCGGAAATCCTGCTGAGGTCGGCTGGCCTCGAAGGGCACGTCGATCCGGTGAGTGCCAGGCGACTCACGGGATTCATGGGGCTGGAGATTGTCGAGGTTGTGGGCCGCTAG
- a CDS encoding YbaB/EbfC family nucleoid-associated protein yields MSPNPMDLLAQVQRLQAEIAQAREELAEQTVEVSVGGGAVRLIMTGTQECRQVAIDPGVLKAEDADLVQDMMVGAINQAIRESQQLAARRLGPLTGGLGGL; encoded by the coding sequence ATGTCCCCCAACCCCATGGACCTGCTGGCCCAGGTTCAGCGCTTGCAGGCTGAGATCGCTCAAGCCCGGGAGGAACTCGCCGAGCAGACCGTCGAGGTCAGCGTCGGTGGCGGTGCCGTTCGCCTGATCATGACCGGAACCCAGGAATGCCGGCAGGTGGCGATCGACCCCGGGGTGCTGAAGGCTGAGGACGCCGACCTGGTGCAGGACATGATGGTCGGGGCGATCAACCAGGCGATCCGTGAGTCGCAACAATTGGCGGCCCGACGACTCGGCCCGCTGACCGGGGGCTTGGGCGGCCTGTAG